In Schistocerca nitens isolate TAMUIC-IGC-003100 chromosome 10, iqSchNite1.1, whole genome shotgun sequence, a single window of DNA contains:
- the LOC126210522 gene encoding uncharacterized protein LOC126210522 has protein sequence MGDSEKGSRKTGDEFDYEVLVTVLVFLRCLRKELPEFKVTCNAYETSMFNDVGVIWTGSRCKYALFVQLKHIASKESEPIKKVDLFSSSSNNKSDFNINKYHDYYKRVEKRLRDTGIQYSLVVSTNVSMHENAWDYFDERETDALVGAELLHTGGCIFELDPVEVKNDFDPGFMERFFMFCGQKGVKEIRDEICKELKQLLGSGAAETNNACKELCECVKKWKKRLCTNPENLTCSWSEWKDIENKYKSSSCTIS, from the coding sequence GGACTCAGAGAAAGGATCACGAAAGACAGGCGACGAGTTCGACTACGAAGTGCTGGTGACTGTGCTGGTCTTTCTTCGGTGCCTCAGAAAAGAGCTTCCCGAATTCAAGGTCACGTGCAATGCCTACGAAACGAGCATGTTTAACGACGTCGGCGTGATCTGGACCGGCAGTCGCTGCAAATACGCCCTGTTCGTGCAGCTGAAGCACATTGCGTCGAAGGAATCTGAACCGATAAAAAAAGTTGACCTGTTTTCGTCGAGTAGTAATAATAAATCCGACTTCAACATCAACAAGTACCACGATTATTACAAAAGAGTCGAGAAGCGTTTAAGAGACACCGGTATTCAGTACTCACTAGTGGTCTCAACAAACGTCTCCATGCACGAAAACGCCTGGGACTACTTCGACGAACGAGAGACAGATGCTCTCGTGGGTGCGGAACTTCTGCACACCGGCGGCTGTATTTTCGAGCTCGACCCCGTGgaagttaaaaatgattttgatcCCGGTTTTATGGAACGCTTCTTCATGTTCTGTGGACAGAAGGGCGTGAAAGAAATTAGGGATGAAATCTGCAAGGAACTCAAGCAGCTGTTAGGATCTGGAGCTGCGGAAACCAACAATGCGTGCAAAGAATTGTGCGAGTgtgtgaagaaatggaagaaaaggcTATGTACAAACCCTGAAAACCTAACTTGTAGCTGGTCTGAGTGGAAAGACATTGAAAACAAATACAAATCTAGTTCTTGTACTATTTCGTGA